Genomic DNA from Alkalihalobacterium alkalinitrilicum:
CCGTATTCAATTCCATTGTGAACCATTTTTAAAAAATGACCGCTCCCTGCTTTACCAGCATAGATAAATCCGTTTTCGACAGCTGTATCCTTGAAAATAGGTTCCACGATGCTCCAGGCTTCAGGGTCTCCACCAATCATATAACATGCTCCATTACGAGCACCTTCCATTCCACCAGAAGTACCGGCATCCATAAAGTGAATTCCTACTTCCTTTAGCTGGTTATATCGGCGAATGGATTCCTTATAGTGAGAATTTCCAGCTTCAATTACGATATCTCCAGTGCCTAATAATGGTGTCATTTCATCAATTACTGAATCTACCACAGCATGAGGAACCATAATCCATACAACTCTTGGTTTTTCTAATGATTCAACAAGTTCTTATAAATCAGATGTACTTTGAGCACCGTATTTCTTCATTTCTTCAACGGCACTTCCATTTACATCGAAAGCTACTACTTCGTGCTTGTTTTCAATTAAATTTTGACCTAAGTTTAATCCCATTTTTCCTAAACCAATTAATCCAACTTTCATGTTCATTTCCTCCTTAATAATCTAAAAATATTCTTCACCTTTTATTACTACCACCATTTATATCCTTCCTCTGCCAATAATTGATGGGAAGCATCTGGTCCCATTGACCCGGATGGATATAATTGAAGGGGAATTGTATTTTCCTCAAAAGCCTCTAAGATAGGCTGTACCCATTTCCAAGACAACTCCACTTCTTTCCAATGTGCAAAGAATGTTGAGTCGCCACGCATTGCATCGTAAATTAAAAGCTCATACGCTTCAGGAACATCCGTTTGCTTAGCAGAAAAATCAACATTGACTGGTTCGATTTTTCCATTGTTTAATGGGTTTTTACTATTTAATTGTAATGTAACACTTTCGTTTGGATTGATTTCAATCACTAAAAGATTTGGCGCAGTTTCTTCTTCTTGAGTCCTATACAAATCCTTTAAAGTATTTTTGAATTCAATCACAATTCGGGTGGATTTCTCTGTCATTCTTTTTCCTGTACGGATATAGAAAGGAACCCCTCTCCAAAAATCATCATCCACACATAGACGGGCAGCCACAAATGTGTCATTTAAAGAAGAAGGAGCAACTTCAGGTTCTCCTGTATACCCAACAACTGGTTTACCTTGGATTTCACCAGGACCATATTGACCTCGAATCACATGATGCACCACATCCTCTTTCTTTAATGGACGAAGTGATTCTATTACTTTTCTCTTTTCATTGCGGATCTCTTCTGCACTAATTTGTTTTGGCAGCTGCATTGCTGTCATCATCAACATTTGCAGCATATGATTTTGAAACATGTCGCGAATAGCCCCAGCTTGATCATAATAACCAGCTCTCTCTTCAACCCCAACTGTTTCGCTTGCAGTAATTTGCACATTTGCAATGTATTGGTTGTTCCATAATGCTTGAAGCACTGGATTTGCAAATCCTAACGCTTCCAGGTTTTGTACCATCGGCTTTCCAAGATAGTGGTCGATGCGAAAAATTTCTTCTTCATCAAAAGCTTTACTTAGTTTATCGTTTAATTCTTGAGCTGATTTTAAGTCATGTCCAAACGGTTTTTCGATAATTAGACGTTTCCAACCTTTAGTAGAACCTAGACCACTCTCTTTAATGTTGAAAGCAATCACATTAAAAAACTCTGGAGCAACAGATAGGTAGAACATACGATTTTCTGGAATATTCAATTCTTCTTCACGTTGTTTAACGAGTTCAAGTAATCCTTTATATCCTTCAGCCTTGATAGCATCTACTTGGCTATACCGAAAGGCACGGATAAACACTTCAAGGTTTGAATCGTCATTTAGTGATCGTCTAGAAAATGTTTTTAAGGAATCTTCCACATGGTTTTGGAAATCAGTATCTGATAAATCTCCTCTGCCCACCCCAATAATTGAGATGGGCAGAGGTAATTTTTGATCCAAAAATAAATTATATAGAGCTGGGAATATTTTTCTTTTTGCTAAGTCCCCTGTCGCCCCAAATAAGACAAATGTCATTGCCTC
This window encodes:
- the zwf gene encoding glucose-6-phosphate dehydrogenase; the encoded protein is MEAMTFVLFGATGDLAKRKIFPALYNLFLDQKLPLPISIIGVGRGDLSDTDFQNHVEDSLKTFSRRSLNDDSNLEVFIRAFRYSQVDAIKAEGYKGLLELVKQREEELNIPENRMFYLSVAPEFFNVIAFNIKESGLGSTKGWKRLIIEKPFGHDLKSAQELNDKLSKAFDEEEIFRIDHYLGKPMVQNLEALGFANPVLQALWNNQYIANVQITASETVGVEERAGYYDQAGAIRDMFQNHMLQMLMMTAMQLPKQISAEEIRNEKRKVIESLRPLKKEDVVHHVIRGQYGPGEIQGKPVVGYTGEPEVAPSSLNDTFVAARLCVDDDFWRGVPFYIRTGKRMTEKSTRIVIEFKNTLKDLYRTQEEETAPNLLVIEINPNESVTLQLNSKNPLNNGKIEPVNVDFSAKQTDVPEAYELLIYDAMRGDSTFFAHWKEVELSWKWVQPILEAFEENTIPLQLYPSGSMGPDASHQLLAEEGYKWW